The nucleotide sequence CTTCCATCACAAGTGTCGATGCTACATACTAGTTGTCTAGTTTAATCTTTTACGAATACAAAgtaaactaaataataaattatcatTATAAAACTATATAAACAAGGAATTTAgcttctgcaaaaaaaaaaaaaactatataaacaAGGAATTAATCAGAATTGATGTTTGGACTAACCTGAGCATCAAACATATTCATGTAATTGAGCTTAGTATTTGCATCAACCCGACCGGCATTCGGTTGGAAAAGGCAAAAAGCTAAATTATCAGCCCTTCCAGGATCActtttataagcaaaataagGATAAGGATTAATAGCAAAAGGAGAACCAGTATCCTTATTAAACGACAACAAACCCTGCAAAACGGTACTATATTCATCATGAAAACTTCCAGCAGAAGGTGGCTCCGAGTTTTTCAAAACCGACATCGTATGAACAgtagaaaccctaattttaccaCCAAGAGAAGCTTCATCAAGCGCTTTTTGAATGTTCTGTATAGCTggtaacattccgtttatgaGATTTGTATCATTTGAAGTGATGACTTCGTTGCCGACGGTGATGAGGATGATGTTGCTGGCGGGATAGTAAGGGAGGACGTTGGTCGATATCCAGGTTTTGGCGAAACTTGGATCGGAAGCGAGGGAGGGAATGTCGCCGTTTGCGGCTCCGATTACGATTCCGATTCCGGTGTTTGCGAGGGATTTTATTATGGCGGGATCGGTTCCGTATAGTCGTACTTTTTCAAAGGCGGTGGTTTGGAGGAGTTTTGCGGTTGCGGATGCTGGTGGAAGGTTGTCGGCGACTTGGCCATAGTTCACTCCGAGGAATGGGTCAGATTCTGCAAACAACAATAAACtgtgtaaatttttttaacaaaaaataacgttagtaatttaaaaaattaactttctaaagtaaattttttgtttaattatattttgcaTCCTAGTTTTTTCAATGAATTGGTCCTCTCTTTAAAAATTCTTCTCAATTTTCGTCAATTTCTAAAAATTCTTAGGCtaaaaaatgatgttttggtATATGCTTCagatgatatatgatatataaattgatatataataatttagatAATTCAATTAGATTAGTTCGGTGGGATTGGTTTGGGACCTCAGCGGGTAAAATTCAGAGTTTAAGAAGTTTCAAAAttaagccaattttttttttttttaattctcagTTTTTGATATTGAAAGAGGCCTTGACCCGAAGACTATAAACACTATAAAGTTTGACTAAGAAGTAATCAAGGAAATGAAATTTTACAAATGATTCCTTCAATCATGATTCAAAAAGAGGTTCTTTGTAACGATTCAAACTCATTCACACAtagcttttgatttttttatcaagtaactCTCGTAATTATTATAAGCTCAgtttaattcataaaattagaaattatggactatttcaaacaaaaatagaaacttCACTTTCCTTTTTCCGTTTAGAACAAATTTAAAAGAGCGGTAAAAGTAAACAAATGAAAAGATGCTAGCGGTTAAAACATCTTCAAAATTAAAGGATATGTAAAGAAGAATTTAAgatttaatgaaacaaagaAACAAGTGAATCATGAAACTTCAGTTCAGTTCCGATCTAAGGAAAGGTTTTGATCTAAGGAAAGGTTTTGACTTTAGAGTAAAACAAAAGTTTCATGTGTAAGTGTAACTGAGATTGAAAGAAGGGTTGTGAGGAAACTTACTTGCAAGGTTGAATGCCAGAAAGAGCAGAAGAAAGCTAGAAACCATTTTTGTCATGTTTACGTTGGGAAGACTTTGAAACTGCACTTAAAACCAAAAGGAGTAACGGAAATATATAGCAAGTCATCAAAGGGTAAACCTGTAAATTAACAAGGGTTaggtttttattttgacaaagcATTATTTTATAAAGCACAcacttaaatttaaaatttataaagtaaAGTAATGTATGTGGCTACTTAATATGCATTTCAAAAAGTGAACATTTgagattcaataaaaaaaagttaacatttGAATAAAATCATTAgtgaaaactttttgttttgtttaatccATTTAGTTTAGCAGTAAAACTTGTACACGCTAGACTGTAAGTGGAGTATTAAGTACAATTTACATGAGTTTGAATTTACTCAAGTTGTTTCGAGTTTTTGTTGTGTTTAACTTTTTTAGACCGATGGATGTATAAATGTATTTAGACACCCTCATTGTTTAaactaacttttaaaataagataCAAGATTAtttaatatgattattttattattaaagtgAGGTTAAAAATTGTTCCGGTTTATAAATTGTTGGTGTGTAAATGTGTTTGAATATTCTTAtcatttaagttaatttttagttagagaTCGGTTCAATTTAGCAAAACTCACAATCTagcaaatcaaattttttagaggattaattaaaaaaatcatttgtgtAAACTCCATAGGAATCAGTTATGCATTACCTAGTAGCTATTCCTTGCATGTTAAACAAAGAACATTCTCGCAGTCGAACACGAAGTCACGTAATAGCATAAAAGTGAGACGGTTTTGAACGACGCATAAAGTAAAGGTAGCATTTTATATTTGATCACGTCCTTGATCAAAAGCAGCGCTTAGTGGAATGTTTTTTTGCTTCCAGGAGCAAGTAAGGACTAAGGAAACTTTGGCAAGGTTGGCACAATCCATGAGCAAGCAATCTTTTTACGTTTTTAATAGTTTAATAAAAATACCACCATCAgtcagagaaaaaaaatcacaaatagcacactttttttcttaccaaaataatttttacgAAGTTAAATAACAATGACAATTTATGTCGATGAATCAAGGTGGATTATCCCTTTTCAACCGGATTTTTTCatatacttttgtttttaacttttaCCATATTaataactatattttattaaaaaaaataccatgaTATTTTTAggattatgaataaaaatataaatgttaccTAATTTTTCAGGCcaatgataattaattaatatataatattagacGATGgcttaaataaaaccaagaattttttttctttctcgaaTACAGTCTAACATTTAATtagacctttaaaaaaaaacattcaatggacttgtttattttttgtaacatgCCTAGTTAAACTTTTTGATCATGTAGGCGTGCTAGGATATATCTTCGAGCTTAGGTCAATTGAACTCGATATGAAACTCATTTAGACTCATGTAGGTGAGTCAAGATGCACCGTCTATTTATCTGGGCCTCATATAAGATTAGTGCAAAATTCTTTGGACTAACTCATCGAAAATATTACGGagataaatcaaacataaaatcttaaaataaacACATTCCAAAGTTTCGCGTGAACGTCATCGAACCAATTCAAATAGGTTTTGAGAGATGGTAATTTTAGTTAGTATACTTAGATTTTATCACTAAAAAAGGATGAGGCAACTTAGGCAGTGCCATCCAGACACATCCATCCTTTCAAAGTTTCAAACCAATGTGCTAGGGTAAACTTTGTACATTCTTTTGGCAAATACTTGCTGTGAGGACCGAATTCAGCACTTAACACCTCAATTATTTCCAAATAAACGAGTTGGTGTTGCCAAGTATTATAACAAacgattcaaattcaaatataagGTCAAAAAATAGTGCTTTATAACAAAAGTAAAGCAAATACAATAAAGACGTGTGATGTGGGTGCTTGTTTCCTCTTTTGGCTTGGCTCCACATTCAAAGTTAAGCAAAAATCTAAGTTAAATTGCATTGTGGCTTTTAATGAGAAAGTAGTGTTGTGGGAGTCGGACGAAGGGGTAGGCCACGGCCTCCACTTTCGCTAAATAATTGTTCATATTCATATCCCTCTACATCAACAATTCTCATTTCTTAGTTCGTAAGTTACCCAACAAAACATGACTAAATTATTTCAACAGTGTAAGTGTAACAGTATATTTGAGGAAGCATGTTTCTCGTGTATGTatctataaatttaatttaataatgttAAATGGGTTGGATCATCATATTCATTTTAGGATGATATCAAAACACATTTAACATAGTATTAGAGTCGTAATAAGAATTGTAATGTGAGAATCGTACTCAAAACTCAGGTTAGGTGTGTGAGCAAAGCGTGAAGGTAGGTATTGAAATTCTAAGTTGCTATGTTTTTTTGGGATGTTTGGTGTATAAATACGTTTTGAGATAAATTCAAGCTAATTTACTGCTTATACATCTACtataagaaaaatgattatCATTGTAATCCCTCAATTGGACTCGCTAAATCTTTTGAAATGACTATATCAGCGGGGTTGCCACCTAACCTAAGCATCACTCATTGACAAAAATCTTTCGATTTTGAAGTTGATCAAGAGACCTCTACATTtttaaccaagttgcttgggctcTAGTGCGCATGCCTTTACGCACaagccggattagtcgcccacctttgatggatcggaaaccggtgcgaaagcaaaaaaaaaaaagagacctctacattttaattaattaagtgaATAACAATATTGTGAGTAAAAATTATCAAACCAACTAATGAAGTTTGACTCAACTGCTGAGGTGTGACTCACTCAATAAACACGGGTTTAACTACCACTCCTAACATGCATATCTTTTTGGTAGGTGACTAGAACCCAACtcatctaaatttttatttaagcaaaataaaaaattgaatcacaTCACATCGGTCACTCGTGCTTGCCACACTAATATATATTAGTGGGTGCAGAAAGTGTTTcttacattaaaaaaagaaagtattttATAGGTATCATATTATGGAGGCCCATTGTCTAAGCCCATGAATACAAGCTTCCGTCTccttaaaattttacaacaaaCCCTAATTGCTATTCCTTCACTTGCCGCCACTTCTCTCCCAGCAGCTCCAACCTCACAGGTACCGCCGTTTTCTAGTTTCTAGATCCGTTGCTCTATgaatttatatttcatttcttttgcTGCTTCAAAGGCttgttgtgattttgtttttgatttttaggTAAGCCATGGTGAAGCACAACAATGTTATCCCAAATGAACACTTCCGTAAGCATTGGCAAAACTATGTCAAGACATGGTTCAATCAACCAGCAAGGAAGACCAGAAGACGTTTGGGTAAATAACTACGTCTTTTTGCATTTTTACAACACAACTATGCTAATTGATCTGCGTTAGTTCTATATTTgaaattgttattttgaattataGCATTGAAAGGACTGAATTTCTTTTGATAGTCTGTGTCTTAAATTGTTAGTTCGATATATGGAATTGCTTTTGATTAAATTATCATGCTCTTGTAGAACCAGGGCtggtttggattggcttatttatgaaaaattgcTTGTGCAAATAAATGAGCTTTCATGTTAATTCATAAACTAATTTGACAAGTTTAAGAGTATTGCATAAAAGtgtatttatttgcataagtcgTTTTGCATAATCTCAAAagtaagtcaatccaaacaggcccctCATTTTgctaattattatattttatatattttttaccttgttgatttgaattttagtagtattgttgttggattgagttttttttttagatgtgctgtgtttttaattgttaatttaaattatagtATTGTTGTATGattcatttattttgatatgttaTGTTGGATTATTGTAGCCCGCCAAAAAAAGGCCGTTAAGATTTTCCCCAGGCCAACTGCTGGACCTCTTAGGCCAATTGTTCACGGTCAAACTGCCAAGTACAACATGAAACTTCGTGCCGGGAAAGGATTTTCTCTTGAAGAGTTGAAGGTAGAATAGCTTGCTGAACTCTTAGTTGTGTCATATGTTCTGCGTAGTTGTTACAAATCACGGGTTTGTAG is from Medicago truncatula cultivar Jemalong A17 chromosome 1, MtrunA17r5.0-ANR, whole genome shotgun sequence and encodes:
- the LOC25482127 gene encoding glucan endo-1,3-beta-glucosidase 7 isoform X2, giving the protein MTKMVSSFLLLFLAFNLAKSDPFLGVNYGQVADNLPPASATAKLLQTTAFEKVRLYGTDPAIIKSLANTGIGIVIGAANGDIPSLASDPSFAKTWISTNVLPYYPASNIILITVGNEVITSNDTNLINGMLPAIQNIQKALDEASLGGKIRVSTVHTMSVLKNSEPPSAGSFHDEYSTVLQGLLSFNKDTGSPFAINPYPYFAYKSDPGRADNLAFCLFQPNAGRVDANTKLNYMNMFDAQVDAVRSALDSMGFKDVEIVVAETGWPYKGDNDEAGPSIENAKAYNGNLIKHLRSKVGTPLMPGKSVDTYIFALYDEDLKPGAGSEKAFGLYNTDQSMIYDAGLSKQQSTTPTPTSSPVVSPTPEVSKTPVIPAPTGPSSTPKGHNHTPNKAEFLNGHEASILQSLIMLTYLILMLF
- the LOC25482127 gene encoding glucan endo-1,3-beta-glucosidase 7 isoform X1 is translated as MTKMVSSFLLLFLAFNLAKSDPFLGVNYGQVADNLPPASATAKLLQTTAFEKVRLYGTDPAIIKSLANTGIGIVIGAANGDIPSLASDPSFAKTWISTNVLPYYPASNIILITVGNEVITSNDTNLINGMLPAIQNIQKALDEASLGGKIRVSTVHTMSVLKNSEPPSAGSFHDEYSTVLQGLLSFNKDTGSPFAINPYPYFAYKSDPGRADNLAFCLFQPNAGRVDANTKLNYMNMFDAQVDAVRSALDSMGFKDVEIVVAETGWPYKGDNDEAGPSIENAKAYNGNLIKHLRSKVGTPLMPGKSVDTYIFALYDEDLKPGAGSEKAFGLYNTDQSMIYDAGLSKQQSTTPTPTSSPVVSPINQDVSKSPMNSTPKVPSPTTPYNSNIAWCVPKAGLTDVQLQANLDYACGQGIDCSLIQPGGACFEPNTLANHAAYAMNLFYHTVGQNPLTCDFSQTATLTSNNPSYNSCIYTGGNA